From a single Brassica oleracea var. oleracea cultivar TO1000 chromosome C5, BOL, whole genome shotgun sequence genomic region:
- the LOC106343604 gene encoding uncharacterized protein LOC106343604 isoform X1 produces the protein MTFSRWRVTDRRRIQEGGERALCYREDEEESRVSEGFCGFNRSREIWLGDLRGCDNLLEGLELVTFNLLRGEATRDEEDRETFGSRSGFGLMVIIRRCLRFLGWKRGDRGGSGRKGHLLLITYSWMTRALQTFTILFSKDTSRREQVWWSNSFTWMFWTLWEPRPKKWCHMVFWYLDAAQDRVVRSRRKVSISSTGLFKPVADKRLGVGEGLELLFHGDTDM, from the exons ATGACTTTTTCACGGTGGCGAGTTACGGATCGACGAAGGATCCAAGAGGGTGGAGAGAGGGCTCTATGCTACAGGGAAGATGAGGAGGAGTCGCGGGTTAGTGAGGGATTCTGTGGTTTTAATCGGTCGCGGGAAATCTGGTTAGGTGATTTGAGGGGTTGCGATAATCTCTTAGAAGGATTGGAGTTGGTAACCTTCAATTTACTAAGAGGAGAGGCTACAAGGGATGAGGAGGATAGGGAAACTTTTGGTAGTAGATCGGGATTTGGATTGATGGTCATTATCCGCAGATGTTTGCGGTTCCTAGGTTGGAAGAGAGGAGATAGGGGTGGATCGGGTAGGAAGGGTCATTTGCTGCTGATCACGTATTCGTGGATGACAAGGGCTCTTCAAACTTTCACGATATTATTCTCAAAGGACACAAGCAGAAGAGAGCAGGTTTGGTGGTCCAACAG TTTTACTTGGATGTTTTGGACTTTATGGGAGCCAAGACCGAAAAAATGGTGTCACATGGTATTTTGGTACTTGGATGCGGCTCAGGATCGAGTCGTACGTTCACGCCGCAAAGTGTCAATCTCTTCGACTGGTCTCTTTAAACCAGTTGCAGACAAGAGGCTTGGAGTTGGTGAAGGTCTTGAGCTTCTTTTTCATGGCGACACAGACATGTAA
- the LOC106343604 gene encoding uncharacterized protein LOC106343604 isoform X2 encodes MTFSRWRVTDRRRIQEGGERALCYREDEEESRVSEGFCGFNRSREIWLGDLRGCDNLLEGLELVTFNLLRGEATRDEEDRETFGSRSGFGLMVIIRRCLRFLGWKRGDRGGSGRKGHLLLITYSWMTRALQTFTILFSKDTSRREQFYLDVLDFMGAKTEKMVSHGILVLGCGSGSSRTFTPQSVNLFDWSL; translated from the exons ATGACTTTTTCACGGTGGCGAGTTACGGATCGACGAAGGATCCAAGAGGGTGGAGAGAGGGCTCTATGCTACAGGGAAGATGAGGAGGAGTCGCGGGTTAGTGAGGGATTCTGTGGTTTTAATCGGTCGCGGGAAATCTGGTTAGGTGATTTGAGGGGTTGCGATAATCTCTTAGAAGGATTGGAGTTGGTAACCTTCAATTTACTAAGAGGAGAGGCTACAAGGGATGAGGAGGATAGGGAAACTTTTGGTAGTAGATCGGGATTTGGATTGATGGTCATTATCCGCAGATGTTTGCGGTTCCTAGGTTGGAAGAGAGGAGATAGGGGTGGATCGGGTAGGAAGGGTCATTTGCTGCTGATCACGTATTCGTGGATGACAAGGGCTCTTCAAACTTTCACGATATTATTCTCAAAGGACACAAGCAGAAGAGAGCAG TTTTACTTGGATGTTTTGGACTTTATGGGAGCCAAGACCGAAAAAATGGTGTCACATGGTATTTTGGTACTTGGATGCGGCTCAGGATCGAGTCGTACGTTCACGCCGCAAAGTGTCAATCTCTTCGACTGGTCTCTTTAA
- the LOC106343603 gene encoding F-box protein PP2-B15-like → MMLPEACLANILSFTTPADTFSSASVSSVFRVAGDSDFVWEKFLPSEYSRLISTSTHKSFSSKKELYRCLCESILFDNGRKIFKIEKLTGKISYVLSARDISITWSDQRHYWCWSHRSDSRFSEGARLIMTDWLEIIGKIQTGVLSPSTSYGAYLVMKVTERAYGLDLVPAETWIKVGNGEKKTKKSYLSCLDNKKQQMAKKDEIFGYYRREPEMREDGWMEIELGEFETGRERNEEVVMSLTEVKGYQLKGGIVIDGIEVRPKPLKVSC, encoded by the exons ATGATGTTACCAGAAGCATGCTTGGCGAATATACTCTCCTTCACAACTCCGGCCGACACATTCTCCTCGGCGTCTGTCTCCTCTGTTTTCCGGGTCGCGGGAGACTCTGATTTCGTCTGGGAGAAGTTTCTTCCCTCAGAATACAGCCGCCTCATCTCAACATCAACTCATAAGAGTTTCTCCTCCAAAAAGGAGCTCTACCGATGTCTCTGTGAATCAATACTCTTCGATAATGGCAGAAAG ATATTCAAGATCGAGAAGCTTACTGGGAAGATATCATATGTTTTGTCGGCAAGAGATATTTCCATAACTTGGAGCGATCAACGACATTACTGGTGTTGGAGCCATCGATCAGATTCAAG ATTTTCGGAAGGGGCCCGACTTATAATGACGGACTGGTTAGAAATCATCGGAAAAATCCAAACCGGGGTTTTATCGCCGAGCACGAGCTACGGAGCTTATCTGGTTATGAAAGTGACGGAACGAGCATATGGACTAGACCTGGTTCCGGCAGAGACTTGGATAAAAGTGGGAAATGGTGAGAAGAAAACAAAGAAGAGTTATCTAAGTTGCTTGGATAACAAGAAACAACAAATGGCCAAGAAGGACGAGATTTTCGGATATTATCGGAGAGAGCCTGAGATGCGAGAAGACGGATGGATGGAGATAGAGCTGGGAGAGTTCGAGACAGGACGGGAACGTAACGAGGAGGTTGTGATGAGTCTAACCGAAGTGAAAGGGTATCAGTTGAAGGGTGGGATTGTAATTGATGGGATTGAAGTCAGGCCTAAACCTCTAAAGGTGAGCTGCTAA
- the LOC106343943 gene encoding uncharacterized protein LOC106343943 isoform X2 produces the protein MSCSRFLDDVSLDCKNYFNAALAENYSLSKSKNAVQNPIASLKGLVAYLRTNKWNFVSSAATFLQSNMWTLLSSLVFAILVCQQFCGGITFTCVGVYSAMCPVARYVCWGHMMKLIFAFFFYKLVTTNSVFTAAAFSSAATLVLIFAAIVGLVRRCFQIVMRIFRYISSAYVSSIFRVAGNSDFVWEKFIPSVYGRLISSSTHLSFSSKKELYRCLCESILIDNGRKIFKIEKLTRKITYVLSARDRSITWGDQRHYWSWSHRSDSKSTLKNFKLYYKLEITGKIQTGVLSPNTSYGAYLIMKVKSIWTRLSTG, from the exons ATGTCATGTTCTCGATTCCTTGATGACGTTTCTCTGGACTGCAAAAATTACTTCAACGCTGCTCTGGCTGAGAATTACAGTCTCTCTAAATCCAAAAATGCAGTTCAGAACCCGATTGCTTCTCTAAAAG GGCTTGTTGCGTATCTCCGAACTAACAAGTGGAACTTTGTTTCAA GTGCTGCTACATTTCTCCAAAGTAACATGTGGACACTACTTTCAAGCTTGGTATTTGCGATATTAGTTTGTCAACAGTTCTGCGGTGGAATCACGTTTACGTGTGTGGGAGTGTACTCTGCCATGTGTCCAGTGGCTAGATATGTTTGCTGGGGACATATGATGAAG CTGATCTTCGCATTCTTCTTCTACAAACTTGTGACGACAAACTCTGTCTTTACGGCTGCTG CATTTTCTTCCGCCGCCACACTTGTGCTCATCTTTGCGGCTATAGTTGGATTGGTACGTCGTTGTTTCCAGATTGTTATGAGGATTTTCAG ATATATCTCTTCGGCGTATGTCTCTTCTATTTTCCGTGTCGCCGGGAACTCTGATTTCGTGTGGGAGAAGTTTATACCCTCTGTTTACGGCCGCCTTATCTCTAGCTCGACTCATCTGAGTTTCTCCTCCAAAAAGGAGCTCTATCGTTGTCTCTGTGAATCAATTCTCATCGATAATGGCAGAAAG ATATTCAAGATAGAGAAGCTTACTAGGAAGATAACGTATGTTCTGTCGGCAAGAGATCGTTCCATAACTTGGGGCGATCAACGACATTACTGGTCTTGGAGCCATCGATCAGATTCAAAGTCAACTTTAAAAAATTTTAAACTATATTATAA GTTAGAAATCACCGGAAAAATCCAAACCGGAGTTTTATCGCCGAACACGAGTTACGGAGCTTATCTGATTATGAAAGTGAAGAGCATATGGACTAGACTTAGTACCGGCTGA
- the LOC106343943 gene encoding uncharacterized protein LOC106343943 isoform X1 produces MSCSRFLDDVSLDCKNYFNAALAENYSLSKSKNAVQNPIASLKGLVAYLRTNKWNFVSSAATFLQSNMWTLLSSLVFAILVCQQFCGGITFTCVGVYSAMCPVARYVCWGHMMKLIFAFFFYKLVTTNSVFTAAAFSSAATLVLIFAAIVGLVRRCFQIVMRIFRYISSAYVSSIFRVAGNSDFVWEKFIPSVYGRLISSSTHLSFSSKKELYRCLCESILIDNGRKIFKIEKLTRKITYVLSARDRSITWGDQRHYWSWSHRSDSKSTLKNFKLYYKDPTYNGQVRNHRKNPNRSFIAEHELRSLSDYESEEHMD; encoded by the exons ATGTCATGTTCTCGATTCCTTGATGACGTTTCTCTGGACTGCAAAAATTACTTCAACGCTGCTCTGGCTGAGAATTACAGTCTCTCTAAATCCAAAAATGCAGTTCAGAACCCGATTGCTTCTCTAAAAG GGCTTGTTGCGTATCTCCGAACTAACAAGTGGAACTTTGTTTCAA GTGCTGCTACATTTCTCCAAAGTAACATGTGGACACTACTTTCAAGCTTGGTATTTGCGATATTAGTTTGTCAACAGTTCTGCGGTGGAATCACGTTTACGTGTGTGGGAGTGTACTCTGCCATGTGTCCAGTGGCTAGATATGTTTGCTGGGGACATATGATGAAG CTGATCTTCGCATTCTTCTTCTACAAACTTGTGACGACAAACTCTGTCTTTACGGCTGCTG CATTTTCTTCCGCCGCCACACTTGTGCTCATCTTTGCGGCTATAGTTGGATTGGTACGTCGTTGTTTCCAGATTGTTATGAGGATTTTCAG ATATATCTCTTCGGCGTATGTCTCTTCTATTTTCCGTGTCGCCGGGAACTCTGATTTCGTGTGGGAGAAGTTTATACCCTCTGTTTACGGCCGCCTTATCTCTAGCTCGACTCATCTGAGTTTCTCCTCCAAAAAGGAGCTCTATCGTTGTCTCTGTGAATCAATTCTCATCGATAATGGCAGAAAG ATATTCAAGATAGAGAAGCTTACTAGGAAGATAACGTATGTTCTGTCGGCAAGAGATCGTTCCATAACTTGGGGCGATCAACGACATTACTGGTCTTGGAGCCATCGATCAGATTCAAAGTCAACTTTAAAAAATTTTAAACTATATTATAA GGATCCGACTTATAATGGACAGGTTAGAAATCACCGGAAAAATCCAAACCGGAGTTTTATCGCCGAACACGAGTTACGGAGCTTATCTGATTATGAAAGTGAAGAGCATATGGACTAG
- the LOC106343998 gene encoding F-box/LRR-repeat protein At2g43260-like isoform X2: MRGEYKNPNSIYITPELLEEIFLVLPLKSILRFKTVSKQWRSILESEMFVRRRRRMNVQKEPKLLAAYKCRCGDQPSLLPESRFEGDEEIVCLHCGDARPSMSCDGLVCIPEPESIIVLNPSTGQLRRFPPGPDPLSSRFRNGSEEFFQGNWVMGFGTDIVTGSYKVVKMCVEPIEEECDLLSVESGEWRKLRLPPYVHHVGRKSVCVNGSIYWMFSGRRLQIGIGYKILALDLHKLEFHNVSVPSATWVTRSTEIVNLGERLAIAKSTILPEWTLEIWTMNANEEIWSKTFSINLGDLDSNLPSTRYGMDFTPVTVSKQVISPYIENLVPLWGHQEYQTRTCRCRLFSKEQEQCFKISKLLKWVSFGVLLSTSLVIFYYILIGLQGLATTTHMWWKDEHTFMLFMLSSVFV; this comes from the exons ATGCGGGGAGAATACAAAAACCCTAATTCGATCTACATAACACCAGAATTACTGGAAGAAATTTTCCTTGTTCTGCCCTTGAAATCAATACTCAGATTCAAAACCGTGTCAAAACAATGGAGATCAATTCTGGAATCGGAGATGTTCGTGCGAAGAAGGAGGCGTATGAATGTTCAAAAAGAGCCGAAACTCCTCGCTGCTTACAAGTGTCGCTGCGGAGACCAGCCGAGTCTCCTCCCGGAGTCGCGGTTTGAAGGGGACGAGGAGATTGTCTGTCTTCACTGCGGCGACGCACGACCCTCGATGTCTTGCGACGGTTTGGTCTGCATCCCCGAGCCAGAAAGCATCATCGTTTTGAACCCTTCCACCGGTCAACTCCGGCGATTCCCTCCCGGCCCAGATCCATTGTCCTCCCGATTTAGAAACG GGTCGGAGGAGTTCTTTCAGGGAAATTGGGTCATGGGTTTTGGTACAGACATTGTTACAGGAAGCTATAAAGTGGTGAAGATGTGCGTTGAACCTATTGAAGAAGAATGCGATCTTCTTAGTGTCGAAAGTGGTGAATGGAGGAAACTAAGGCTACCTCCTTATGTGCATCATGTTGGAAGAAAATCCGTGTGTGTTAATGGATCTATCTATTGGATGTTCTCGGGGCGGCGTTTACAAATTGGTATTGGTTACAAAATACTAGCCTTGGATCTTCACAAACTAGAGTTCCATAATGTCTCTGTTCCGTCGGCTACGTGGGTCACCCGGAGCACCGAGATAGTGAATCTTGGGGAACGTCTAGCCATTGCCAAATCCACAATTCTGCCTGAATGGACACTGGAGATTTGGACCATGAATGCGAATGAGGAAATATGGAGCAAAACTTTCTCCATAAATTTAGGTGATCTAGATTCTAATCTACCATCGACAAGGTATGGTATGGACTTCACGCCTGTGACGGTTTCTAAGCAGG TTATATCTCCCTACATCGAGAACTTGGTTCCACTTTGGGGACATCAAGAATATCAGACCAGGACATGTCGATGCAGATTGTTTTCTAAGGAGCAGGAGCAATGCTTCAAGATATCCAAGCTTTTGAAATGGGTTAGCTTTGGGGTCCTGTTATCTACTTCTCTAGTCATATTTTATTATATTTTGATCGGTCTTCAGGGATTAGCAACAACGACACACATGTGGTGGAAGGATGAACATACTTTTATGTTGTTCATGTTGAGTTCTGTTTTTGTTTGA
- the LOC106343998 gene encoding F-box/LRR-repeat protein At2g43260-like isoform X1 — translation MRGEYKNPNSIYITPELLEEIFLVLPLKSILRFKTVSKQWRSILESEMFVRRRRRMNVQKEPKLLAAYKCRCGDQPSLLPESRFEGDEEIVCLHCGDARPSMSCDGLVCIPEPESIIVLNPSTGQLRRFPPGPDPLSSRFRNGSEEFFQGNWVMGFGTDIVTGSYKVVKMCVEPIEEECDLLSVESGEWRKLRLPPYVHHVGRKSVCVNGSIYWMFSGRRLQIGIGYKILALDLHKLEFHNVSVPSATWVTRSTEIVNLGERLAIAKSTILPEWTLEIWTMNANEEIWSKTFSINLGDLDSNLPSTRYGMDFTPVTVSKQGNVVFCNNFRNLFKYYSEAKEIHCLSLDTLVISPYIENLVPLWGHQEYQTRTCRCRLFSKEQEQCFKISKLLKWVSFGVLLSTSLVIFYYILIGLQGLATTTHMWWKDEHTFMLFMLSSVFV, via the exons ATGCGGGGAGAATACAAAAACCCTAATTCGATCTACATAACACCAGAATTACTGGAAGAAATTTTCCTTGTTCTGCCCTTGAAATCAATACTCAGATTCAAAACCGTGTCAAAACAATGGAGATCAATTCTGGAATCGGAGATGTTCGTGCGAAGAAGGAGGCGTATGAATGTTCAAAAAGAGCCGAAACTCCTCGCTGCTTACAAGTGTCGCTGCGGAGACCAGCCGAGTCTCCTCCCGGAGTCGCGGTTTGAAGGGGACGAGGAGATTGTCTGTCTTCACTGCGGCGACGCACGACCCTCGATGTCTTGCGACGGTTTGGTCTGCATCCCCGAGCCAGAAAGCATCATCGTTTTGAACCCTTCCACCGGTCAACTCCGGCGATTCCCTCCCGGCCCAGATCCATTGTCCTCCCGATTTAGAAACG GGTCGGAGGAGTTCTTTCAGGGAAATTGGGTCATGGGTTTTGGTACAGACATTGTTACAGGAAGCTATAAAGTGGTGAAGATGTGCGTTGAACCTATTGAAGAAGAATGCGATCTTCTTAGTGTCGAAAGTGGTGAATGGAGGAAACTAAGGCTACCTCCTTATGTGCATCATGTTGGAAGAAAATCCGTGTGTGTTAATGGATCTATCTATTGGATGTTCTCGGGGCGGCGTTTACAAATTGGTATTGGTTACAAAATACTAGCCTTGGATCTTCACAAACTAGAGTTCCATAATGTCTCTGTTCCGTCGGCTACGTGGGTCACCCGGAGCACCGAGATAGTGAATCTTGGGGAACGTCTAGCCATTGCCAAATCCACAATTCTGCCTGAATGGACACTGGAGATTTGGACCATGAATGCGAATGAGGAAATATGGAGCAAAACTTTCTCCATAAATTTAGGTGATCTAGATTCTAATCTACCATCGACAAGGTATGGTATGGACTTCACGCCTGTGACGGTTTCTAAGCAGGGTAATGTTGTCTTCTGTAATAATTTCAGAAATTTGTTCAAATATTATTCGGAGGCGAAAGAGATTCATTGTCTCTCGTTGGATACTTTAGTTATATCTCCCTACATCGAGAACTTGGTTCCACTTTGGGGACATCAAGAATATCAGACCAGGACATGTCGATGCAGATTGTTTTCTAAGGAGCAGGAGCAATGCTTCAAGATATCCAAGCTTTTGAAATGGGTTAGCTTTGGGGTCCTGTTATCTACTTCTCTAGTCATATTTTATTATATTTTGATCGGTCTTCAGGGATTAGCAACAACGACACACATGTGGTGGAAGGATGAACATACTTTTATGTTGTTCATGTTGAGTTCTGTTTTTGTTTGA
- the LOC106296046 gene encoding pentatricopeptide repeat-containing protein At1g09190 encodes MEIERKLLRLLHGHSTRTRLPEIHAHLLRHYLHGSNLLLAHFISICGSLRYSDYASRVFSHIQNPNVLVFNSIIKCYSLVGPPLKSLSFFSSMKSRGIWADEYTYAPLLKSCSSISDSRFGECVHGEVVRTGLHRLGSIRIGVVELYASSGRMGDAQKVFDEMPERNIVVWNLMIRGFCDSGDVERGLGLFRKMGERSVVSWNSMISSLSKCGRGREALELFCEMVDQGFDPDEATVVTVLPISASLGVLDTGKWIHSTAEAKGLVKDFITVGNALVDFYCKSGDVEAATAIFKKMQRRNVVSWNTMISGSAVNGNGEFGIDLYDSMIEEGEVAPNEATFLGVLACCSYTGQVEKGEELFRLMMERFMLEPSTEHYGVMVDLMSRSGRIKEAFEFLKSMPVKANASMWGSLLSACRSHGDVKLAEVAAMELVRIEPENSGNYVLLSNLYAEEGRWEDVEKVRAVMKKRSLKKSTGQSSVCNVSS; translated from the coding sequence ATGGAAATCGAGAGGAAGCTGCTGCGTCTCCTCCACGGCCACAGCACTCGAACCCGATTACCCGAGATCCACGCCCATCTCCTCCGCCACTACCTCCACGGCTCCAATCTCCTCCTCGCACACTTCATCTCCATCTGCGGATCCCTCCGCTACTCCGACTACGCCTCGCGCGTCTTCTCCCACATCCAAAACCCCAACGTCCTCGTCTTCAACTCCATCATCAAATGCTACTCCCTCGTCGGCCCTCCTCTAAAGTCCCTCTCTTTCTTCTCCTCCATGAAATCCCGCGGAATCTGGGCCGACGAGTACACCTACGCGCCTCTCCTCAAATCGTGCTCGTCGATTTCTGATTCACGCTTCGGGGAATGCGTTCACGGTGAGGTTGTTAGGACCGGGCTGCACCGGCTCGGTTCGATTCGGATTGGGGTCGTTGAGCTTTATGCTTCGAGTGGGAGGATGGGTGATGCTCAGAAGGTGTTCGACGAAATGCCTGAGAGAAACATTGTCGTTTGGAACTTGATGATTCGAGGGTTCTGCGACTCCGGGGACGTTGAGAGAGGTCTTGGACTGTTCAGGAAGATGGGTGAGAGGAGCGTAGTGTCGTGGAACTCGATGATATCGAGCTTGTCTAAATGTGGCAGGGGCCGTGAGGCTTTGGAGCTTTTCTGTGAAATGGTTGATCAAGGCTTCGATCCAGACGAGGCCACTGTGGTGACGGTCTTGCCCATCTCTGCATCTCTCGGAGTTTTGGATACTGGAAAATGGATTCATTCTACTGCAGAAGCCAAGGGTTTGGTTAAAGATTTTATCACCGTGGGAAACGCTTTGGTAGATTTCTACTGCAAAAGTGGTGACGTGGAGGCTGCGACGGCTATATTCAAGAAAATGCAGCGGAGAAACGTGGTTTCGTGGAACACAATGATATCTGGATCAGCGGTGAACGGGAATGGAGAGTTCGGGATAGACTTGTATGATTCTATGATCGAGGAAGGTGAAGTAGCTCCAAACGAAGCGACGTTCTTGGGGGTATTAGCATGTTGCTCATACACTGGTCAGGTTGAGAAAGGAGAGGAGTTGTTCCGTTTGATGATGGAGAGATTCATGCTTGAGCCGAGCACCGAGCACTACGGTGTAATGGTTGATTTAATGAGTAGGAGCGGACGGATCAAAGAGGCCTTTGAGTTTCTCAAAAGTATGCCTGTAAAGGCCAATGCGTCGATGTGGGGTTCGCTTCTCAGTGCTTGTCGCAGCCACGGAGATGTAAAGCTAGCAGAGGTTGCAGCCATGGAGTTGGTGAGGATTGAGCCTGAGAATTCAGGGAATTATGTGTTGTTATCTAATCTGTATGCAGAGGAAGGGAGATGGGAAGATGTAGAGAAGGTAAGAGCAGTGATGAAGAAGAGATCTCTGAAAAAATCTACAGGCCAAAGCAGTGTTTGCAATGTATCATCCTAA